A region from the Hydra vulgaris chromosome 08, alternate assembly HydraT2T_AEP genome encodes:
- the LOC136083129 gene encoding uncharacterized protein LOC136083129, with protein MTPCKGVMQVGHVTSVERGTQVTMVGCINALGNFIPPLLIFPRVHFRSHMLKGAPTGTKGDANPSGWINTEIFLKWFDHFVEYGNPSKDRPLLLIMDNHKTRISIELMDKAKESNFVLLTLPPHCSHKLQTLDRSVFGQLKKFYNSACDSWLKTYPNTPMTIYDISENLGIAYT; from the coding sequence ATGACTCCTTGTAAAGGAGTAATGCAAGTAGGACATGTAACTTCTGTTGAAAGGGGAACCCAAGTTACAATGGTGGGTTGCATTAATGCCCTTGGAAATTTTATTCCACCGCTTTTGATATTTCCTCGTGTCCACTTTCGTAGCCATATGCTTAAAGGTGCACCAACAGGTACAAAAGGTGATGCTAATCCTAGTGGATGGATaaatacagaaatttttttgaaatggtttGATCATTTTGTGGAGTATGGAAATCCTAGCAAGGATCGtccattacttttaataatggaCAACCACAAAACTCGTATATCGATTGAATTGATGGATAAAGCTAAGGAAAGCAATTTTGTGCTCTTGACATTGCCACCCCATTGCAGCCACAAACTCCAAACACTTGACAGATCAGTATTTgggcaattaaaaaaattttacaattcaGCATGTGATTCATGGTTAAAGACATATCCAAATACTCCTATGACTATATATGACATTTCTGAAAATTTAGGAATAGCTTATACGTGA